The proteins below are encoded in one region of Desulfovibrio sp. Huiquan2017:
- a CDS encoding glycosyltransferase family 4 protein — MRVLMFGWEFPPYISGGLGTACLGLTKGLAQLGTDILFVLPRLDSDEEGHHLTLVGANRLRTKVGVTEIRKLQERLSVLEVISPLRPYLTEREYRSLLEQSESVTAEDIFGELKNDFKGGYGENLMAEIVRYSLIGAHLGLTEKFDVIHAHDWLTAPAGIEAKRVSGKPLVVHAHALEFDRSGEHINQKVYDIERAGFEAADRIIAVSHFTKETIVHRYSIDPAKITVVHNAVAKERRLGQLRVKKPFKEKLVLFLGRITFQKGPDYFVEAAAKVLANHNDVRFAMAGAGDMFPRMVERMAELRLADRFHFTGFVQGTDVERIYAMSDLYVMPSVSEPFGITPLEAMVFDVPCIVSKQSGVAEILEHAVKVDFWDVDRLADEIEDILTNEKRAETLIEQGRETLKKIQWDRAAEKVLDVYRQLTGGR, encoded by the coding sequence ATGCGCGTACTCATGTTCGGGTGGGAATTCCCACCATATATCTCCGGCGGCCTGGGCACGGCCTGCCTCGGCCTGACCAAGGGGCTGGCCCAGCTTGGCACCGACATCCTGTTCGTCCTGCCCAGGCTGGATTCCGACGAGGAGGGCCATCACCTGACCCTGGTCGGAGCCAACCGCCTGCGCACCAAGGTCGGAGTGACCGAAATCCGGAAGCTCCAGGAGCGCCTTTCCGTCCTCGAAGTCATCTCCCCCCTGCGCCCGTACCTGACCGAGCGGGAATACCGCTCCCTGCTCGAACAGAGCGAATCGGTCACCGCCGAGGACATCTTCGGGGAGCTCAAAAACGATTTCAAGGGCGGGTACGGCGAGAACCTCATGGCCGAGATCGTGCGCTACAGCCTGATCGGCGCGCACCTGGGACTGACCGAGAAATTCGACGTCATCCACGCCCACGACTGGCTGACCGCCCCGGCGGGCATCGAGGCCAAGCGGGTCTCGGGCAAGCCTCTCGTGGTCCACGCCCACGCCCTGGAATTCGACCGCTCGGGCGAGCACATCAACCAAAAGGTCTATGACATCGAGCGCGCCGGGTTCGAGGCCGCCGACCGAATCATCGCGGTCAGCCATTTCACCAAGGAAACCATCGTCCACCGCTACTCCATCGACCCGGCCAAGATCACCGTGGTCCACAACGCCGTGGCCAAGGAGCGGCGACTGGGCCAACTGCGCGTAAAAAAGCCGTTCAAGGAAAAGCTGGTCCTGTTCCTCGGGCGGATCACCTTCCAGAAGGGACCGGACTACTTCGTGGAGGCCGCGGCCAAGGTCCTGGCCAATCACAACGACGTGCGCTTCGCCATGGCCGGAGCCGGCGACATGTTCCCGCGCATGGTCGAGCGCATGGCCGAGCTTCGGCTGGCCGACCGCTTCCACTTCACCGGCTTCGTGCAGGGGACCGATGTGGAGCGCATCTACGCCATGAGCGACCTGTACGTCATGCCCAGCGTATCCGAGCCCTTCGGCATCACCCCGCTGGAGGCCATGGTCTTCGACGTCCCGTGCATCGTCTCCAAGCAATCCGGCGTGGCCGAGATTCTGGAACACGCGGTCAAGGTGGACTTCTGGGACGTGGACCGCCTGGCCGACGAGATCGAGGACATCCTGACCAACGAAAAGCGGGCCGAGACCCTGATCGAACAGGGCCGGGAAACCCTCAAGAAAATCCAATGGGACCGGGCCGCAGAAAAAGTTCTCGATGTATACCGGCAACTTACCGGAGGCCGCTGA
- a CDS encoding amylo-alpha-1,6-glucosidase, producing MLHISRDECVNTETATRKEWIDANGLGGYASSTIINCHTRKYHGLLVAALKEPRGRFVLLSKLETSVLANDREFLLSSNKYPGVYHPTGHQFVESFDQGLYPATTYRIGDALIRKSFLMIHGKNTVLICYELLEGKVKPALRMRPLLAYRDIHTLTRENMFLRPKSYPEKNGRKIQPYEGMPPLYMGTNRTSEFFPGPKWIYNIEYLKERSRGFDYQEDLFCPGMFETSLEKGKPVIFAASVEPLGNLEHMRKKEVARREAEFKACKDRSKSVQRLKYFSGEFLIRNPSGFASVIAGYHWFGEWGRDTMISLPGLTFHAGRQAFGEEVLAAYAGLTRDGLLPNYLDQNSDHLAYNSVDASLWFFWAVQEYLGARGSKKFIKDKIYPALRDIVAAHLDGRVPLCGLAPDGLLWAGNEHTQLTWMDAQAYGRPVTPRHGAAVEINALWYNALGCFLELAENEDDVLAARAREAANRLRAHFTARFWNDRDNCLCDVVNEHGQDRRIRPNQIFALSLPHTMLDFHHMRAVISVVQAHLLTPYGLRTLSPRDPAYSPYYEGDADTRDSAYHQGMVWPWLAGHFGQALLRQAEDRAGAKAFLRKYFKPILREFPDDVCIGAVPELYTGNPPHVARGAVAQAWSMAEAIRLNKLLKEK from the coding sequence ATGCTGCACATTTCCAGAGATGAGTGCGTCAACACCGAGACGGCGACCCGAAAGGAATGGATCGACGCGAACGGCCTGGGCGGGTATGCCTCCAGCACCATCATCAACTGCCATACCCGCAAATATCACGGCCTGCTCGTCGCGGCCCTCAAGGAGCCCAGGGGACGGTTCGTCCTGCTCTCCAAGCTGGAAACCTCGGTTCTGGCCAACGACCGGGAATTCCTGCTGTCGTCCAACAAATACCCCGGCGTCTACCACCCCACCGGGCACCAGTTTGTGGAATCCTTCGACCAGGGCCTCTACCCGGCCACGACCTACCGCATCGGCGACGCGCTCATTCGCAAGTCCTTTCTCATGATCCACGGCAAAAACACTGTGCTGATCTGCTACGAGCTGCTCGAAGGCAAGGTCAAACCGGCACTCCGCATGCGCCCGCTCCTGGCCTACCGGGACATCCACACCCTGACCCGCGAGAACATGTTCCTGCGGCCCAAATCCTACCCCGAGAAGAACGGCCGCAAAATCCAGCCCTACGAGGGCATGCCGCCCCTGTACATGGGCACCAACCGGACCTCGGAATTCTTCCCCGGGCCCAAGTGGATCTACAACATCGAATACCTCAAGGAGCGTTCGCGGGGCTTCGACTATCAGGAGGACCTGTTCTGCCCCGGCATGTTCGAGACCAGCCTGGAAAAGGGCAAGCCCGTGATCTTCGCCGCCTCGGTGGAACCGCTTGGCAACCTGGAACACATGCGCAAGAAGGAAGTCGCCCGGCGCGAGGCCGAATTCAAGGCATGCAAGGACCGCAGCAAGTCCGTGCAGCGGCTCAAATATTTCTCCGGCGAATTTCTGATCCGCAACCCTTCGGGATTCGCCTCGGTCATCGCGGGCTACCACTGGTTCGGCGAGTGGGGACGCGACACCATGATCAGCCTGCCCGGCCTGACCTTCCACGCCGGGCGCCAGGCGTTCGGCGAAGAGGTCCTGGCCGCCTACGCGGGCCTGACCCGCGACGGACTGCTGCCCAACTACCTGGATCAGAACTCGGACCACCTGGCTTACAACTCGGTGGACGCCTCCCTGTGGTTTTTCTGGGCCGTGCAAGAATATCTCGGCGCACGCGGCTCGAAAAAGTTCATCAAGGACAAGATTTACCCGGCCTTGCGCGACATCGTGGCCGCCCACCTGGACGGACGCGTGCCCCTGTGCGGACTGGCCCCCGACGGACTCCTCTGGGCGGGCAACGAGCATACCCAACTGACCTGGATGGACGCCCAGGCCTATGGACGCCCGGTCACCCCGCGCCACGGGGCGGCCGTGGAGATCAACGCCCTGTGGTACAACGCCCTGGGCTGCTTCCTGGAACTGGCCGAGAACGAGGATGACGTCCTTGCCGCACGCGCCCGCGAGGCCGCCAACCGGCTCCGGGCCCACTTCACGGCCCGATTCTGGAACGACCGCGACAACTGCCTGTGCGACGTGGTCAACGAACACGGCCAGGACCGGCGCATCCGGCCCAATCAGATCTTCGCCCTGTCCCTGCCGCACACCATGCTCGACTTCCACCATATGCGCGCGGTCATCTCCGTGGTCCAGGCCCATCTGCTGACGCCCTACGGACTGCGCACCCTCTCGCCCCGCGACCCGGCCTACTCGCCCTACTACGAAGGTGATGCCGACACCCGCGACTCGGCCTATCACCAAGGCATGGTCTGGCCCTGGCTGGCCGGACATTTCGGCCAGGCCCTGCTGCGCCAGGCCGAGGACCGCGCCGGGGCCAAGGCCTTCCTGCGCAAATACTTCAAGCCGATCCTGCGCGAATTCCCCGACGACGTCTGCATCGGCGCGGTGCCGGAGCTGTATACGGGCAACCCGCCGCACGTGGCCAGGGGCGCCGTGGCCCAGGCGTGGTCCATGGCCGAAGCCATCCGCCTGAACAAGCTCCTCAAGGAAAAGTAA
- a CDS encoding transporter substrate-binding domain-containing protein: MPTVLQSASELDYPPLALVLPDGTPGGFSVDLLKAVAREVGLDVRFKLGPWATLKRELADGEIDVLPLVSYSQERNAYFDFSIPYLQMHGSIFVRTGTKGIRDEADLRDKEVLVMRGDTAQEYAVRNHLTSKLVLTESYGQAMRMLSEGRGDAVLVQQVVGWQIVKKLGLTNVEDVRSPLDPTLRPGNSAMTGFVQKFCMAVHRDDHALLARLNEGLAIVFSNGTYNRLYLKWFSPILPRSDPSFAETAQQSMVFVLPLALIMAVGGLIFLKVQVNRRTAHLREEIEQRKRAEAQVARSREWMHSLMNHLPLSVYLQTGDHEITFANAHFRRNEASFDESDPDGRERMRQVLESDKAQIWESRTPNGSALLVHNVPFRDIDGAPVILTAAMDITKMKRIEEALHESENLYRTLVNNMPDIVMRFDSEARHLFVSENILEISGSPASDFLGKTHREVGVPEDLCTFWDEHIRRVYETGEPFSTQFHLNGEGRSYHFDWRLFPERDENGTIQAVFSLSRDITRQHSMEKEYQLLFRRMLDGFASHEIILDEAGTPVDYRFLRVNPAFERLTGTKANDIVGRTVLEVFPGTEPYWIETYGNVALTGEAIHFEHYSGEQDKYFNVSAFRPAPGRFACIFSDISERMRTAQALVEAKDMAESANRVKSEFLANMSHEIRTPLNGIMGMLQLLRTSDLTEEQTEYATYGIEASQRLTRLLTDILDLSRIEAGKLDIREELLNLRDIMAGLEQMFTLAARSKDLTLSFVVPEDLPDRLFGDDTRIQQVLINLIGNAIKYTETGGLTVEVSPLPRLRPDRVHLLFTVTDTGIGIPNDQLENIFEHFTQVSGGFTRHHQGAGLGLAISKRMVGLLGGTLAVDSEPGLGSTFGLCVPLRPAGDRPPDTVVRLSDAPPSSLNILLAEDDRVNSLAVSGLLKRMGHRVLAVDNGQRALSALRDAAFDLVLMDVQMPVMDGVQAAQAIRKGEVGPDKTGIPIIAMTAYAMKGDREDFLNKGMTDYIAKPLDKTDLEKAIRRTIP; the protein is encoded by the coding sequence GTGCCCACAGTTCTCCAATCCGCCAGCGAGTTGGACTATCCTCCCCTCGCCCTGGTCCTGCCCGACGGCACGCCCGGCGGTTTTTCCGTCGACCTGCTCAAGGCCGTGGCCCGCGAGGTCGGGCTGGACGTCCGCTTCAAGCTCGGCCCATGGGCAACCCTCAAGCGAGAGTTGGCCGACGGTGAAATCGACGTCCTGCCCCTGGTCTCCTATTCCCAGGAGCGCAACGCCTACTTCGACTTCTCCATCCCCTACCTGCAGATGCACGGCTCCATCTTCGTGCGCACGGGGACCAAGGGCATCCGCGACGAGGCGGACCTTCGAGACAAGGAAGTCCTGGTCATGCGCGGGGACACCGCCCAGGAATACGCCGTGCGCAACCACTTGACCTCGAAGCTCGTCCTCACCGAGAGCTACGGCCAGGCCATGCGCATGCTCTCGGAGGGGCGCGGCGACGCTGTCCTGGTACAGCAGGTGGTCGGCTGGCAGATCGTCAAGAAACTCGGGCTGACCAACGTGGAAGACGTGCGTTCCCCCCTGGATCCGACCCTGCGTCCGGGAAACAGCGCCATGACCGGGTTCGTCCAGAAGTTCTGCATGGCCGTGCACAGGGACGACCACGCCCTTCTGGCCCGGTTGAACGAAGGGCTGGCCATCGTCTTTTCCAACGGGACCTACAACCGGCTGTACCTCAAATGGTTCAGCCCCATCCTGCCCCGAAGCGATCCTTCCTTCGCGGAAACCGCCCAGCAGTCCATGGTCTTCGTCCTCCCCCTGGCCCTGATCATGGCCGTGGGCGGGCTGATCTTTCTCAAGGTCCAGGTCAACCGACGGACCGCCCACCTGCGCGAGGAGATCGAGCAACGCAAACGGGCCGAGGCCCAGGTAGCCCGCAGCCGTGAATGGATGCACTCACTCATGAACCACCTGCCCCTGTCCGTCTATCTACAGACCGGGGACCATGAGATCACCTTCGCCAACGCACACTTTCGCCGCAACGAGGCCTCGTTCGACGAGTCCGATCCGGATGGACGGGAACGGATGCGCCAGGTCCTGGAATCGGACAAGGCCCAAATCTGGGAAAGCCGCACCCCGAACGGCAGCGCCCTGCTGGTCCACAACGTTCCCTTCCGGGACATCGACGGCGCGCCGGTGATCCTGACGGCGGCCATGGACATCACCAAGATGAAGCGCATCGAGGAGGCCCTGCACGAGAGCGAGAATCTGTACCGCACCCTGGTCAACAACATGCCGGATATCGTCATGCGCTTCGACAGCGAGGCGCGCCATCTCTTCGTCTCGGAAAACATCCTTGAAATCTCCGGCAGCCCCGCGTCGGACTTCCTCGGCAAGACCCACCGGGAAGTCGGCGTCCCTGAGGACTTGTGCACGTTTTGGGATGAGCACATCCGCCGGGTCTACGAGACCGGCGAACCCTTCAGCACCCAGTTCCACCTGAATGGGGAGGGCCGGTCCTATCATTTCGACTGGCGGCTCTTCCCGGAACGGGACGAAAACGGCACGATCCAGGCGGTCTTCTCCCTGAGCCGCGACATCACTCGCCAGCACTCGATGGAAAAGGAGTATCAGCTCCTGTTCCGCCGAATGCTCGACGGATTCGCCTCCCATGAGATCATCCTCGACGAGGCGGGCACGCCCGTGGATTACCGCTTCCTGCGGGTCAACCCGGCCTTCGAGCGGCTCACCGGCACGAAGGCGAACGACATCGTCGGCCGGACCGTGCTGGAGGTCTTCCCCGGTACCGAACCCTACTGGATCGAAACCTACGGCAACGTGGCCCTGACCGGGGAAGCCATTCACTTCGAGCACTATTCCGGCGAGCAGGATAAGTATTTCAACGTCAGCGCCTTCCGGCCCGCGCCCGGCCGGTTCGCCTGCATCTTCTCGGACATCTCCGAGCGGATGCGCACCGCACAGGCCCTGGTGGAAGCCAAGGATATGGCCGAGTCCGCCAACCGCGTGAAGTCCGAATTCCTGGCCAACATGAGCCATGAGATCCGCACCCCGCTCAACGGCATCATGGGCATGCTTCAGCTCCTGCGCACCAGCGACCTGACCGAGGAACAGACCGAGTACGCCACCTACGGCATCGAGGCCAGCCAACGGCTGACCCGGCTGCTCACGGACATCCTCGACCTCTCCCGCATCGAGGCGGGCAAACTGGACATCCGCGAGGAGCTCCTGAACCTGCGGGACATCATGGCCGGTCTGGAGCAGATGTTCACCCTGGCCGCCCGGTCCAAGGATCTGACCCTCTCATTCGTCGTGCCCGAAGACCTGCCGGACCGCCTCTTCGGGGACGACACGCGTATCCAGCAGGTCCTCATCAACCTCATCGGCAATGCCATCAAGTACACCGAGACCGGCGGGCTGACCGTGGAGGTCTCGCCCCTGCCCCGGCTGCGGCCGGACAGGGTCCACCTCCTCTTCACGGTCACGGACACCGGCATAGGCATCCCCAACGACCAGCTGGAAAACATCTTTGAGCACTTCACCCAGGTCAGCGGCGGTTTCACCCGCCACCACCAGGGCGCCGGGTTGGGACTGGCCATCTCCAAGCGCATGGTCGGCCTGCTCGGCGGGACCCTGGCCGTGGACAGCGAACCGGGCCTGGGCTCGACCTTTGGCTTGTGCGTGCCGCTGCGACCGGCCGGAGACCGGCCGCCGGACACCGTGGTGCGACTCTCAGACGCCCCGCCTTCGTCCCTGAACATCCTCCTGGCCGAGGACGACCGGGTCAACAGCCTGGCCGTATCCGGCCTGCTCAAACGCATGGGACACCGGGTCCTGGCCGTGGACAACGGCCAGCGAGCCCTGTCCGCCCTGCGCGACGCAGCCTTCGACCTGGTCCTCATGGATGTCCAGATGCCGGTCATGGACGGGGTCCAGGCCGCCCAAGCCATCCGCAAGGGCGAGGTGGGCCCGGACAAGACCGGCATCCCGATCATCGCCATGACCGCCTACGCAATGAAGGGCGACCGCGAGGACTTCCTGAACAAGGGCATGACCGACTACATCGCCAAGCCTCTGGACAAGACCGACCTTGAAAAAGCCATCCGGCGAACCATTCCCTAG
- a CDS encoding nickel-dependent hydrogenase large subunit has protein sequence MSQTTSTRKRLIVDPVSRIEGHLKVEVKLENDRVKNAWVSTQLFRGIEVILKGRPPEDAPLFTQRACGVCTNTHALTSIRAIEDALKLKVPPLAQLIRHLILSTLIIHDHLVHYYHLHGLDWIDMASALSADPTAAGKLVAATSERSADPSDLYIVQKRLKHFVASGQLGFLENAYFLGGNPVYRCTPEENLILAAHYIEGLRIQLELGRAMALFAGKNPHAQSMVVGGVTCYDSLRLEVVDQFRQIWAKAKEFVDNAMMPDILLMAKRFPEALTYGKTSNFFAFSEFHDPESGRDPYFESGVLWGNDLSKHEKLDMGLIDEHVARSWYEGDEVRKPYDGVTQPMYTSYDDKEKYSWSKAPRYKGEAMETGPLARRALAYARKEKETRTALDAFFKAASMKPEQLFSTMGRTVCRVIETRMLIHRMQNWIDETEKRVQSGDDTIYKPWKMVDTAQGVGTCCVTRGALSHWIRIKGGRIENFQMVVPSTWNLGPRCEQGKLSAAEQSLINCPCPDPDRPVEILRTIHSFDPCIACSVHLVDNRSGGIRRFKVR, from the coding sequence ATGAGCCAGACCACAAGCACTAGAAAACGGCTGATCGTCGATCCGGTGTCGAGAATCGAAGGGCACCTCAAGGTCGAGGTGAAGCTGGAAAACGACCGCGTCAAGAACGCCTGGGTCTCCACCCAGCTCTTCCGGGGCATCGAGGTCATCCTCAAGGGACGGCCGCCCGAGGACGCTCCCCTGTTCACCCAGCGGGCCTGCGGGGTCTGCACCAACACCCACGCCCTGACGAGCATCCGGGCCATCGAGGACGCCCTGAAGCTCAAGGTCCCGCCCCTGGCGCAACTCATACGACATCTGATCCTGTCCACCCTGATCATCCACGATCACCTGGTGCACTACTATCACCTGCACGGACTGGACTGGATCGACATGGCCTCGGCCCTGTCGGCGGACCCCACGGCCGCAGGCAAGCTCGTGGCCGCCACCAGCGAGCGCTCCGCCGATCCGAGCGACCTGTACATAGTCCAGAAACGCCTCAAGCATTTCGTGGCCAGCGGCCAACTGGGCTTTCTCGAAAACGCCTACTTCCTGGGCGGCAATCCGGTATACCGCTGCACGCCCGAAGAGAACCTCATCCTGGCGGCCCATTACATTGAGGGCTTGCGCATCCAACTGGAACTCGGCCGGGCCATGGCCCTGTTCGCGGGCAAAAACCCCCACGCCCAATCCATGGTCGTGGGCGGCGTGACCTGCTACGACAGCCTGCGCCTCGAAGTGGTGGATCAGTTCCGTCAGATCTGGGCCAAGGCCAAGGAGTTCGTGGACAACGCCATGATGCCGGACATCCTGCTCATGGCCAAACGCTTCCCCGAGGCGCTGACCTACGGCAAGACATCGAACTTCTTTGCCTTCTCCGAGTTTCACGATCCGGAGAGCGGACGCGATCCCTACTTCGAATCCGGCGTGCTCTGGGGCAACGACCTCAGCAAGCACGAAAAGCTGGACATGGGCTTGATCGACGAACACGTGGCCCGCAGCTGGTACGAAGGCGACGAGGTGCGCAAGCCTTACGACGGCGTGACCCAGCCCATGTACACGAGCTACGACGACAAGGAGAAGTACTCCTGGTCCAAGGCACCCCGCTACAAGGGCGAGGCCATGGAGACCGGGCCCCTGGCCCGCCGCGCCCTGGCTTACGCGCGCAAGGAGAAGGAAACCCGGACCGCCCTGGACGCCTTCTTCAAGGCCGCGTCCATGAAACCGGAGCAACTCTTCTCGACCATGGGCCGGACCGTCTGCCGCGTAATCGAGACCCGCATGCTCATCCACCGCATGCAGAACTGGATCGACGAAACCGAGAAACGGGTCCAATCGGGCGACGACACCATCTACAAGCCGTGGAAAATGGTCGATACCGCCCAGGGCGTGGGCACCTGCTGCGTCACTCGCGGGGCCCTGTCCCACTGGATTCGCATCAAGGGCGGCCGGATCGAGAATTTCCAGATGGTCGTCCCGTCCACCTGGAACCTCGGCCCTCGCTGCGAGCAGGGCAAACTCAGCGCCGCCGAGCAGTCCCTGATCAACTGTCCCTGCCCCGACCCAGACCGTCCGGTGGAAATCCTGAGGACCATCCACTCCTTTGACCCGTGTATCGCCTGCTCGGTCCACCTGGTGGACAACCGCAGCGGCGGCATCCGGCGGTTCAAGGTCCGCTGA
- a CDS encoding hydrogenase small subunit: protein MPNGNRLDSLKMLTGGPKPSRREFMKFCGTMAVFMGMGPGFAPAIAEALTAKKRPSVVYLHCAECTGCTEGLLRAYEPFFDEIIMNTISLDYCETIMAASGQAAHAALEKALTNPEGYICVIEGGIPTYHGGEYGKVGGETMFQICARVASKAKATIAMGSCACFGGIQAAAPNPSGAKGVNQALAAVGVSAINIAGCPPNPMNFVGTVVHLLTKGMPKLDHWNRPTLFYGDTVHAHCPRQEHFNRGEFAPSFDSAEAKKGWCLYQLGCKGPYTYNNCPTALFNQVNWPVKAGAPCIGCSEPDFWDDYSPFFHPIEDGPKG from the coding sequence ATGCCGAACGGGAACCGACTCGATTCACTCAAGATGCTGACGGGCGGGCCAAAGCCCAGCCGCCGCGAGTTCATGAAATTCTGCGGGACCATGGCCGTGTTTATGGGCATGGGGCCAGGCTTCGCCCCGGCCATCGCCGAGGCCCTCACGGCCAAGAAACGGCCCTCGGTGGTCTATCTGCATTGTGCCGAATGTACGGGCTGCACCGAAGGGCTGTTGCGCGCCTACGAGCCTTTCTTCGACGAAATCATCATGAACACCATTTCCCTGGACTATTGCGAGACAATCATGGCCGCCTCGGGCCAGGCGGCCCACGCCGCCCTGGAAAAGGCCCTGACCAACCCCGAGGGGTACATCTGCGTCATCGAAGGCGGCATCCCCACCTACCACGGAGGCGAATACGGCAAGGTCGGCGGGGAAACCATGTTCCAGATATGCGCCCGGGTGGCCTCCAAGGCCAAGGCGACCATCGCCATGGGCTCCTGCGCCTGCTTTGGCGGGATTCAGGCCGCCGCGCCCAATCCCTCGGGAGCCAAAGGCGTTAACCAGGCCCTGGCCGCCGTGGGCGTCTCCGCCATCAACATCGCGGGCTGCCCGCCCAACCCCATGAACTTCGTCGGGACAGTGGTCCACCTGCTGACCAAGGGCATGCCCAAGCTCGACCATTGGAACCGGCCCACCCTGTTTTACGGAGACACCGTGCACGCCCACTGCCCGCGACAGGAACACTTCAACAGGGGCGAATTCGCCCCGAGCTTCGACAGCGCCGAGGCCAAGAAGGGCTGGTGCCTCTACCAGCTCGGCTGCAAAGGGCCATACACCTACAACAACTGTCCCACCGCCCTGTTCAATCAGGTCAACTGGCCGGTCAAGGCGGGCGCCCCATGCATCGGCTGCAGCGAACCCGACTTCTGGGACGACTACTCGCCGTTCTTCCACCCCATCGAAGACGGCCCCAAGGGTTAA
- a CDS encoding cytochrome c3 family protein, translating to MLRKLLLFAAAAVLAAVTVTATQAYEVPDQIVLDRPKENRKLNTWVAPVKFPHGFHAIRLACRQCHHKESDKTMGQFVGCRQCHTDDDPTERSGFYRAWHSPGPPSCLGCHTRMRTEGGKNPVGCTTACHRSK from the coding sequence ATGCTTCGAAAACTGCTTCTCTTCGCCGCGGCGGCCGTTCTGGCGGCCGTCACCGTCACCGCGACGCAGGCCTACGAGGTGCCGGATCAGATCGTCCTGGACCGGCCCAAGGAAAACCGGAAACTGAACACCTGGGTCGCACCGGTCAAATTCCCGCACGGTTTCCATGCCATCCGGCTGGCCTGCCGCCAATGTCACCACAAGGAATCCGACAAGACCATGGGCCAATTCGTCGGCTGTAGGCAATGCCACACCGACGACGACCCGACCGAACGGTCCGGCTTCTACCGCGCGTGGCATTCTCCCGGCCCGCCGAGCTGTCTGGGTTGTCATACCCGGATGCGCACCGAAGGCGGCAAGAACCCGGTGGGCTGCACCACGGCCTGCCACAGGTCCAAGTAG